One Helianthus annuus cultivar XRQ/B chromosome 7, HanXRQr2.0-SUNRISE, whole genome shotgun sequence genomic region harbors:
- the LOC110866772 gene encoding uncharacterized protein LOC110866772: protein MAEPSNPHNVEGENPEQPIVAEEEDEDDDVNVPGGGLPVLKWTKGSFKTLMATVQMAKDWNATFPQVGDTGADAPAGYITLWADFFTHGNLRLPVTVFVAEVLEYYHLHISQLSPFGMFRIRNFEYTFRAHGLPISVENFRRFYQLTVNTGFFSFTQRHGSLKLMTPPKGVTGWKKRFFYVKACAVYANMSFRNVDVGVSDEDIPVASAKTADWFSRLRPIELKKLDNDQLWILRMMLSRPDRKERPVLREQGGADAVGLWRMFEPDFKGQVELIAVELKKGFNLEILKNFRVPSKAVLEAPVPGDARGTSYVALVFSVYLFDWFC from the exons atggctgaaccatcgaatccacacaatgtggagggtgaaaaccctgaacagccgataGTGGCTGAGGAAGAAGACGAGGATGATGATGTGAAtgttcccggtggtgggttaccggtgttgaagtggacAAAAGGTAGTTTTAAAACCCTGATGGCCACTGTTCAGATGGCCAAAGACTGGAATGCTACTTTCCCACAAgtgggggacaccggtgccgatgctccggccggttatataaccTTGTGGGCGGATTTTTTCACCCACGGtaaccttaggttgccggtgacggtgtttgtggCGGAGGTATTGGAGTATTATCACCTCCATATCTCCCAGCTTAGTCCTTTCGGAATGTTCCGAATTCGGAATTTTGAGTACACATTCCGTGCCCATGGCCTGCCCATTTCAGTGGAGAATTTCCGGCgtttctaccagttgacggtgaacaccggttttttctcgttCACTCAAAGGCATGGGAGtctgaagttgatgacaccccctaagggtgtgacaggctggaagaagaggttcttctacgtgaaagcctgtgcggtctatgctaACATGTCTTTCAGGAACGTCGATGTTGGAGTTTccgatgaagatattcctgttgcttcCGCAAAGACCGcggactggttctctaggctgcggcctattgaactcaagaagttggataatGACCAACTATGgatattgcggatgatgctctcTAGACCGGATAGGAAGGAAAGACCCGTGTTGCGGGAACAGGGTGGTG cggatgcggttggcttgtggaggatgtttgagcctgatttcaagggccaggttgaactgatcgcggttgagctgaagaaaggTTTCAACCTTGAAATTCTGAAGAACTTCCGCGTACCATCAAAAGCGGTGCTGGAAGCCCCGGTTCCGGGGGACGCAAGAGGTACGTCTTACGTGgcattagttttttcagtttatCTTTTTGACTGGTTCTGTTGA